The Malus sylvestris chromosome 12, drMalSylv7.2, whole genome shotgun sequence genome contains a region encoding:
- the LOC126593448 gene encoding uncharacterized protein LOC126593448 encodes MASLETTKNIHIQVQEAELRPSSINLMKTQEPSNFPPETTTAGQFLRRLFKLLFYLHLILITIFVIFLTLYGLIFNTRTHHFRPLEYYPPLLTAIGFSAIFAFIWQWMTSSSPSKAFKAAFWLSPLLTCAVGVLLIDISSPASLAAGVVAIVCAVIQSLYACWVSPHFDYAIRVLSVSNAFPPPKTTTLVIRSISVSVLYLCLLVSGIGRATATRSSWKALFIALILLSMAWTMQVIKNTLLVTVSRIKYMNLAFGTEIDTREAFRDTIKHLTGSICIGSILVPVLGVVRGSARAVKLTAGDTDEFLFSCANGYSGMASTLVMYGNRWGFVHVGAYNKGFVQASSDTWEMFGDEGLKELIDSDLTGSFCFLSGVAAGAICSLVSGTWALIIHRSYATEVSIYAFFIGYFVCRVAMAWPQACVSSYYVAYAEDPRSVRFDLTIPARIEELRRFQA; translated from the exons ATGGCAAGTTTAGAGACTACCAAGAACATCCACATACAAGTTCAAGAAGCAGAGCTCAGACCTTCATCCATAAACCTAATGAAG ACGCAAGAACCTAGCAACTTTCCACCCGAAACAACCACAGCCGGACAATTTCTCAGGAGGCtctttaaacttcttttttacTTGCACTTGATCCTCATCACCATCTTCGTAATCTTCCTTACGCTCTATGGCCTCATCTTCAACACTCGCACTCACCATTTCCGACCCCTCGAGTATTACCCTCCATTGCTCACTGCAATTGGGTTCTCTGCAATTTTTGCTTTCATATGGCAGTGGATGACTAGCTCAAGCCCTTCCAAAGCCTTCAAGGCAGCCTTCTGGCTTAGCCCTTTGCTAACATGCGCGGTCGGCGTACTACTTATAGACATAAGTTCTCCTGCGAGTTTGGCTGCAGGTGTGGTTGCAATCGTTTGTGCCGTCATTCAGTCTCTGTACGCCTGTTGGGTCAGTCCCCATTTTGACTACGCAATTCGAGTTTTATCAGTTTCCAATGCCTTTCCTCCTCCGAAGACTACAACATTAGTCATTCGATCAATTTCCGTCAGCGTTCTTTACTTGTGTCTCTTGGTGTCCGGCATTGGAAGAGCCACTGCTACCAGGAGTAGTTGGAAGGCCCTGTTCATCGCACTAATCTTGCTAAGCATGGCATGGACGATGCAAGTAATCAAGAACACGCTTCTAGTTACCGTCTCGCGAATCAAGTATATGAACTTGGCATTCGGAACAGAGATCGATACACGTGAGGCTTTCCGCGACACCATTAAGCACTTGACCGGGAGTATCTGCATCGGCTCCATCTTGGTCCCGGTTCTTGGGGTTGTTCGTGGCTCAGCCCGAGCCGTGAAACTGACTGCAGGGGATACAGACGAGTTTCTGTTTTCGTGTGCCAACGGCTATTCAGGAATGGCTTCGACGCTGGTGATGTATGGGAATCGCTGGGGTTTTGTGCACGTAGGAGCGTACAATAAGGGGTTTGTGCAGGCATCGTCGGATACTTGGGAGATGTTCGGGGACGAAGGACTGAAAGAATTAATCGACTCGGATCTCACCGGATCGTTCTGTTTTCTTTCTGGGGTGGCAGCAGGTGCAATCTGCAGCCTAGTGAGTGGGACTTGGGCTCTTATAATTCACAGGAGCTATGCAACAGAAGTTTCAATATACGCATTCTTCATCGGATACTTCGTG TGTAGGGTTGCTATGGCATGGCCACAGGCATGCGTCTCGTCCTACTACGTGGCGTATGCAGAGGATCCGCGGAGCGTTAGATTTGATTTGACCATACCTGCTCGTATTGAAGAGCTCCGGAGATTTCAGGCATAA
- the LOC126593450 gene encoding beta-glucuronosyltransferase GlcAT14A-like produces MAIKVCVISFLLTSVLFSLLYIPTRLKIHIHNFKPVINYFNLTTISNTSNTKPYPVTFAYLISASKGDSMKLKRMLYALYHPGNYYLIHMDYGAPEDEHRDIADFVAGDPVFGQVGNVWILGKPNLVTYRGPTMLATTLHALSLLLRTWDWDWFINLSASDYPLITQDDTIHAFSDLPRDLNFIQHTSRLGWKLNKRGKPMIIDPGLYSLNKSELWWVIKQRALPTAFKLYTGSAWTILSRSFSEYCIVGWDNLPRTLLLYYTNFVSSPEGYFQTVICNSEGYKNTTVNHDLHYITWDTPPKQHPRSLGLRDFRRMIQSNRPFARKFKKNAPVLNKIDRELLKRHRGQFAYGGWCSGSNGKTQNVCSSLQSENYGVLRPGPGSRRLKSLLTKLLSTRNFKKQQCI; encoded by the exons ATGGCCATCAAAGTTTGTGTGATATCTTTCCTCCTAACCTCagttctcttctctctcctatACATCCCAACTAGGTTAAAAATCCACATCCACAACTTCAAGCCGGTCATAAACTACTTCAACTTAACTACCATATCCAACACCAGCAACACCAAGCCATATCCAGTGACATTTGCTTACCTAATCTCTGCATCCAAGGGCGATTCCATGAAGCTAAAACGCATGCTGTACGCCCTATACCATCCTGGAAATTACTATCTAATCCACATGGATTACGGTGCACCAGAAGATGAGCACAGGGACATTGCTGACTTCGTGGCTGGAGATCCAGTTTTTGGGCAAGTTGGTAATGTTTGGATTTTGGGAAAACCTAATTTGGTCACTTATAGAGGACCAACAATGCTTGCTACTACTCTTCATGCGTTGTCTTTGCTCTTGAGGACTTGGGATTGGGATTGGTTTATCAATCTTAGTGCTTCTGATTATCCTTTAATCACTCAAGATG ATACGATCCATGCGTTTTCTGATTTGCCAAGAGATCTCAATTTTATACAGCACACCAGTCGCTTGGGTTGGAAGCT GAATAAGAGAGGCAAGCCAATGATAATAGACCCAGGACTGTACAGCCTCAATAAATCAGAGTTGTGGTGGGTAATTAAACAAAGGGCTCTCCCAACTGCTTTCAAGCTTTACACAG GTTCAGCTTGGACAATTTTATCAAGATCTTTTTCCGAGTACTGCATAGTAGGGTGGGACAATCTGCCAAGAACTCTCCTCCTCTACTACACTAACTTTGTCTCATCACCGGAAGGCTACTTCCAAACGGTAATATGCAACTCCGAAGGCTACAAGAACACCACGGTCAATCACGACCTTCACTACATTACATGGGATACACCTCCAAAGCAGCACCCGAGGTCTCTTGGACTCAGAGATTTTAGAAGAATGATTCAAAGCAACCGTCCATTTGCTCGAAAGTTCAAGAAAAACGCCCCGGTTCTAAACAAAATCGATCGTGAACTTCTTAAACGACATCGCGGACAATTTGCTTATGGGGGGTGGTGTTCTGGGAGTAATGGGAAGACGCAAAATGTATGCTCGAGTTTGCAGAGTGAAAACTATGGCGTTTTAAGGCCAGGACCGGGGTCTAGGAGGTTGAAATCTTTGTTAACGAAACTCCTCTCCACAAGGAACTTCAAGAAACAACAATGCATATGA
- the LOC126593451 gene encoding FT-interacting protein 7 → MATRKLIVEVCNAKNLMPKDGQGTASAYAIVDFDGQRRRTKTKQRDLNPEWDEKLEFLVNDSESMATEILEINIYNDKKAAKRNTFLGKVKIPGNTFVKSDAAALVYFPLEKRSVFSQIKGEVGLKIYYIDEDPPAPPPAEEEKKQEAAPDTQPATEEKHPENPKSETAAAKTEEKKEETDNKQEEKPKEEAKPEEKPNPPEKAEEASTAATPPAPPPEVQNPPIAYAVAEKTKQTEKEKNAQVINGGISELELQPLVRDRSRSAYDLVDRMPFLYVRVVKSKRVNAGTTSTESVYAKLAIGTHSIKTKTQIDGKDWDQVFAFDKEGLNSTSLEVSVWAEAEEKKENEPPVKTESCLGTVSFDLQEVPKRVPPDSPLAPQWYTLESEKSAGNDVMMAVWIGTQADEAFQEAWQSDSGGLIPETRAKVYLSPKLWYLRLTVIQTQDLQLASGSEAKPKARNPELYVKAQLGPQLFKTSRTAVGSTSSSSANPTWNEDLVFVAAEPFEPFLFLTVEDVTNGQSVGHAKVHVPSVERRIDDRAQPNSMWFNLVGDEERPYAGRIHLRVCLEGGYHVLDEAAHVTSDVRAAAKQLAKPPIGLLEVGIRGATNLLPVKTKNGVRGTTDTYVVAKYGPKWVRTRTILDRFNPRWNEQYTWDVYDPCTVLTIGVFDNGRYKHDEAGKPEKDIRVGKIRVRLSTLDVNRVYMSSYSLTVLLPGGAKKMGEIEIAVRFSCSSWISLIQAYTSPMLPRMHYVRPLGPAQQDILRHTAMRIVTARLARSEPPLGQEVVQFMLDSDTHVWSMRRSKANWFRVVGCLSRAATLARWLDGIRTWLHPPTTVLVHLLLVAVVVCPHLLLPTIFMYAFFILLVRSRYRQRGPHNMDPRMSYVDAVSPDELDEELDGFPSTRPADIVRIRYDRLRALGGRAQTLLGDVAAQGERLEALFNWRDPRATGIFVVFCLVASLVFYMVPFKAFVLGSGFYYLRHPRFRDDMPSVPVNFFRRLPSLSDQIM, encoded by the coding sequence ATGGCGACCCGCAAGCTGATCGTGGAAGTGTGCAACGCCAAGAACCTAATGCCGAAAGACGGACAGGGGACAGCGAGCGCCTACGCGATCGTCGACTTCGACGGGCAGCGGCGGCGGACGAAGACCAAGCAGCGAGATCTCAACCCTGAGTGGGACGAGAAGCTAGAGTTTCTTGTCAACGACAGCGAATCCATGGCCACCGAGATCCTCGAGATCAACATCTACAACGACAAGAAGGCCGCCAAGCGCAACACTTTTCTCGGAAAAGTAAAGATTCCGGGAAATACTTTTGTGAAATCTGATGCGGCGGCCCTGGTATACTTTCCGCTGGAGAAGCGGAGCGTGTTTTCTCAGATCAAGGGCGAGGTCGGATTGAAGATTTATTACATTGACGAAGATCCTCCCGCGCCCCCACCGGCAGAGGAGGAGAAAAAGCAGGAGGCAGCGCCTGATACTCAGCCGGCGACGGAGGAGAAGCATCCCGAGAATCCAAAATCAGAGACTGCTGCGGCGAAAACAGaggaaaagaaagaggagactgacaataaacaagaagaaaagcCTAAAGAGGAGGCAAAACCGGAGGAGAAGCCGAATCCACCGGAAAAGGCTGAGGAGGCTTCAACTGCTGCCACACCACCAGCTCCACCACCGGAGGTTCAGAATCCGCCAATTGCGTACGCAGTTGCGGAGAAAACAAAGCAaacggagaaagagaagaaCGCGCAAGTGATCAACGGCGGAATCAGCGAGCTCGAGCTTCAGCCGTTGGTTCGGGATCGGAGCCGGAGCGCGTACGATCTCGTCGACCGTATGCCGTTCCTATATGTCCGGGTCGTGAAATCCAAGAGAGTAAATGCGGGTACTACCAGCACCGAATCCGTTTACGCAAAGCTGGCGATCGGAACGCACAGCATCAAGACCAAGACTCAGATTGACGGCAAAGATTGGGATCAAGTATTTGCTTTTGACAAGGAAGGATTGAATTCGACGTCGCTGGAAGTTTCCGTATGGGCGGAGGCggaggagaagaaggaaaacGAACCGCCGGTTAAAACAGAGAGCTGCCTCGGGACCGTGTCTTTTGATCTGCAGGAGGTGCCGAAGCGAGTCCCCCCGGACAGTCCTCTGGCTCCTCAATGGTACACTCTGGAGTCCGAGAAGTCGGCGGGAAATGACGTCATGATGGCGGTGTGGATTGGGACTCAGGCGGACGAGGCGTTTCAGGAGGCGTGGCAGTCCGATTCAGGCGGGCTGATACCCGAGACCCGAGCCAAGGTGTATCTGTCTCCAAAGCTTTGGTATTTGAGACTAACGGTCATCCAGACCCAGGATCTGCAGCTAGCTTCGGGATCCGAAGCTAAACCCAAGGCTCGAAATCCCGAACTTTACGTGAAAGCCCAGCTGGGACCACAGCTTTTCAAGACCAGTAGGACCGCCGTAGGGTCCACGTCCTCGAGCTCCGCCAACCCAACTTGGAACGAAGACTTGGTGTTTGTGGCAGCCGAGCCGTTTGAGCCGTTTCTGTTTTTGACCGTTGAAGACGTAACTAATGGGCAGTCTGTGGGCCATGCCAAAGTACACGTGCCGAGTGTTGAGAGGAGGATCGATGATCGGGCCCAGCCAAACTCCATGTGGTTCAATTTGGTCGGCGACGAGGAGCGTCCTTACGCGGGAAGAATACACCTGCGAGTTTGTTTGGAAGGCGGGTATCACGTGCTGGACGAGGCAGCGCACGTAACCAGCGATGTTAGAGCGGCGGCGAAGCAGCTTGCGAAACCGCCGATTGGGTTGCTGGAAGTTGGTATTCGCGGGGCCACCAATTTGCTACCGGTGAAGACCAAAAATGGCGTGCGTGGGACCACCGATACTTACGTGGTTGCCAAATACGGGCCGAAGTGGGTCCGGACCCGAACCATTCTCGACCGGTTTAATCCACGCTGGAACGAGCAGTACACTTGGGACGTATACGATCCTTGTACGGTTCTGACTATTGGAGTTTTTGATAACGGAAGGTACAAGCACGATGAAGCGGGAAAACCCGAGAAGGATATTCGGGTCGGGAAGATCCGTGTGCGGCTATCGACTTTGGATGTTAATCGTGTGTACATGAGTTCATATTCCCTTACAGTGTTGCTTCCTGGTGGGGCCAAGAAAATGGGAGAGATTGAGATAGCCGTTAGATTCTCATGCTCTTCGTGGATTAGTCTGATCCAAGCTTACACGTCACCAATGCTTCCTAGGATGCACTACGTGCGCCCACTAGGTCCGGCGCAGCAAGATATTTTGAGGCACACGGCTATGCGGATTGTTACGGCTCGGCTCGCGAGGTCCGAGCCGCCATTGGGACAAGAGGTGGTTCAGTTCATGTTGGACTCGGACACACACGTGTGGAGCATGAGGAGAAGCAAGGCCAATTGGTTTCGAGTGGTGGGGTGCCTGTCACGTGCGGCAACATTGGCCCGTTGGCTCGATGGAATCCGCACGTGGTTGCACCCGCCCACCACTGTTTTAGTGCACTTGTTGCTTGTGGCGGTTGTAGTTTGTCCGCACTTGTTGTTACCCACCATATTCATGTATGCCTTTTTTATCCTACTGGTACGATCGCGGTATCGTCAACGGGGCCCACATAATATGGACCCAAGGATGTCGTACGTCGATGCGGTGAGCCCGGACGAGCTGGATGAGGAGCTCGACGGGTTTCCGTCCACACGACCGGCGGATATAGTTCGTATCCGATATGATCGACTGCGGGCCCTCGGAGGTAGGGCCCAAACACTTTTGGGTGACGTAGCAGCCCAGGGGGAACGTTTGGAAGCCCTGTTTAATTGGAGGGACCCAAGGGCAACGGGAATATTTGTGGTGTTTTGCTTGGTAGCTTCTTTGGTGTTTTACATGGTTCCTTTCAAGGCCTTTGTGTTAGGGTCAGGGTTCTACTACTTGCGCCACCCACGGTTCCGTGACGACATGCCGTCGGTTCCAGTAAACTTTTTCCGGCGATTGCCGTCGCTCTCTGACCAGATAATGTAG